In the genome of Misgurnus anguillicaudatus chromosome 11, ASM2758022v2, whole genome shotgun sequence, one region contains:
- the pwwp2b gene encoding PWWP domain-containing protein 2B isoform X2, translating into MEAVAEELQAGSRIPVTVDQIVNDTLVVTLTYREKSYTGILLDCKKKTGLFCLPDVIGKSEESLVLRPDCEVSNEEHRSKTPNELAEQPKDENTEPETTPPVPVPIPVQPGQPTYPPYFEGAPFPQPVWVRHTYNQWVPQPPPRPIKRKKRRGREAGRMTMSTIRLRPRQVLCEKCKNTLNSDEDSKDGSTAAKTTRKENAPQTDEDTKPVPAKSLRKDDGDGHKESKRREDSSVYENKRFRKDKKDDEKFPGGDVIPHSPVIKISYSTPQGKGEVMKIPSRVHGSVKPFCPKQLLQNGHGERETSKEPQKDVQPSMDAIRTGLTISIPKLKLPKLTGPDAPSPKIRLRSRADGAEQVSIYEAELVGGARRKGQRVPGTASEDGGDKNSLELWSGNCGDEVERHGDLTLLINFRKRKADSSSLSVCSSDSLDESKSFSSDGTSPELCDLAPGDDVSVSSSSHGESKTVPPLTVRLHTRSMTKCVTEEGHAVTVGDVVWGKIHGFPWWPARILSISGTHREEGEVDVPWPEAKVSWFGSPTTSQLSVAKLSPFREFFRSRFNRKKKGMYRRAIMEAAKAVGHMSAEITSLLAHCET; encoded by the coding sequence GACTGGGCTGTTTTGCCTTCCAGACGTCATTGGAAAGTCAGAAGAGAGCCTTGTGTTGAGACCAGACTGTGAAGTCTCAAATGAAGAGCATCGCTCCAAAACTCCAAATGAACTTGCAGAGCAACCAAAAGATGAGAACACAGAACCCGAGACGACCCCTCCTGTACCCGTACCCATCCCTGTGCAACCGGGACAGCCGACGTACCCTCCTTACTTTGAGGGCGCTCCTTTTCCCCAACCAGTGTGGGTTCGCCACACTTACAACCAATGGGTACCACAGCCGCCACCTCGTCCgatcaaaagaaagaaaaggagAGGTCGAGAAGCGGGCAGAATGACCATGAGCACAATCAGACTTCGACCACGGCAGGTGTTGTGTGAGAAATGCAAAAACACTCTCAATAGCGACGAGGACAGCAAAGACGGGTCGACGGCAGCCAAGACGACGAGGAAAGAGAACGCACCTCAAACAGACGAGGACACTAAACCGGTCCCGGCCAAGAGTCTGAGAAAGGACGACGGGGACGGCCATAAAGAGTCTAAAAGACGAGAGGACTCGTCGGTCTACGAAAACAAGCGCTTTCGAAAGGATAAGAAGGACGATGAGAAGTTTCCGGGAGGTGACGTCATCCCCCACAGTCCTGTCATCAAGATCTCGTATAGCACTCCGCAAGGTAAAGGTGAAGTCATGAAGATCCCTTCCAGAGTTCACGGGTCCGTCAAACCCTTCTGCCCAAAGCAACTGCTGCAGAACGGCCACGGAGAAAGAGAGACTTCCAAGGAACCCCAAAAAGATGTGCAACCCTCCATGGACGCCATCAGAACGGGCCTCACCATTTCCATTCCCAAACTCAAGCTCCCGAAGCTAACCGGTCCAGACGCCCCGTCGCCCAAGATACGCTTGAGATCTCGCGCCGACGGAGCCGAGCAGGTGTCGATATACGAGGCCGAGCTGGTGGGCGGTGCTCGTAGAAAAGGTCAGAGAGTTCCCGGCACTGCGTCCGAGGACGGCGGCGATAAAAATTCACTTGAACTTTGGTCGGGCAACTGTGGGGATGAGGTCGAGCGCCACGGTGACTTGACGTTGCTCATTAACTTTCGAAAGAGGAAGGCCGACTCGTCGAGTCTGTCCGTCTGCAGTAGCGACAGCCTGGACGAGTCCAAGTCCTTCAGTTCGGACGGCACATCGCCGGAACTCTGCGACCTGGCACCGGGCGACGATGTCTCCGTGTCATCTTCCTCTCATGGGGAAAGTAAAACCGTTCCGCCTCTTACAGTACGACTGCACACCCGCAGCATGACTAAGTGCGTGACCGAGGAAGGTCACGCGGTGACAGTAGGTGATGTCGTTTGGGGAAAGATCCACGGCTTCCCTTGGTGGCCCGCACGGATACTCAGTATTAGTGGTACTCATAGAGAAGAAGGCGAGGTCGACGTTCCCTGGCCCGAAGCTAAAGTCTCCTGGTTCGGCTCGCCCACCACTTCTCAACTCTCGGTTGCCAAATTGTCGCCCTTCCGTGAATTCTTCAGGTCACGTTTCAACCGCAAAAAGAAAGGGATGTACCGGCGTGCCATTATGGAGGCTGCTAAAGCGGTGGGACACATGAGTGCAGAAATCACATCGCTACTTGCTCACTGCGAAACTTAG
- the pwwp2b gene encoding PWWP domain-containing protein 2B isoform X1, translating to MEAVAEELQAGSRIPVTVDQIVNDTLVVTLTYREKSYTGILLDCKKNQKAEHQEAIIRPGCSHGTGLFCLPDVIGKSEESLVLRPDCEVSNEEHRSKTPNELAEQPKDENTEPETTPPVPVPIPVQPGQPTYPPYFEGAPFPQPVWVRHTYNQWVPQPPPRPIKRKKRRGREAGRMTMSTIRLRPRQVLCEKCKNTLNSDEDSKDGSTAAKTTRKENAPQTDEDTKPVPAKSLRKDDGDGHKESKRREDSSVYENKRFRKDKKDDEKFPGGDVIPHSPVIKISYSTPQGKGEVMKIPSRVHGSVKPFCPKQLLQNGHGERETSKEPQKDVQPSMDAIRTGLTISIPKLKLPKLTGPDAPSPKIRLRSRADGAEQVSIYEAELVGGARRKGQRVPGTASEDGGDKNSLELWSGNCGDEVERHGDLTLLINFRKRKADSSSLSVCSSDSLDESKSFSSDGTSPELCDLAPGDDVSVSSSSHGESKTVPPLTVRLHTRSMTKCVTEEGHAVTVGDVVWGKIHGFPWWPARILSISGTHREEGEVDVPWPEAKVSWFGSPTTSQLSVAKLSPFREFFRSRFNRKKKGMYRRAIMEAAKAVGHMSAEITSLLAHCET from the exons tcaaaaagCAGAACATCAGGAAGCTATTATAAGGCCTGGCTGTTCTCATGG GACTGGGCTGTTTTGCCTTCCAGACGTCATTGGAAAGTCAGAAGAGAGCCTTGTGTTGAGACCAGACTGTGAAGTCTCAAATGAAGAGCATCGCTCCAAAACTCCAAATGAACTTGCAGAGCAACCAAAAGATGAGAACACAGAACCCGAGACGACCCCTCCTGTACCCGTACCCATCCCTGTGCAACCGGGACAGCCGACGTACCCTCCTTACTTTGAGGGCGCTCCTTTTCCCCAACCAGTGTGGGTTCGCCACACTTACAACCAATGGGTACCACAGCCGCCACCTCGTCCgatcaaaagaaagaaaaggagAGGTCGAGAAGCGGGCAGAATGACCATGAGCACAATCAGACTTCGACCACGGCAGGTGTTGTGTGAGAAATGCAAAAACACTCTCAATAGCGACGAGGACAGCAAAGACGGGTCGACGGCAGCCAAGACGACGAGGAAAGAGAACGCACCTCAAACAGACGAGGACACTAAACCGGTCCCGGCCAAGAGTCTGAGAAAGGACGACGGGGACGGCCATAAAGAGTCTAAAAGACGAGAGGACTCGTCGGTCTACGAAAACAAGCGCTTTCGAAAGGATAAGAAGGACGATGAGAAGTTTCCGGGAGGTGACGTCATCCCCCACAGTCCTGTCATCAAGATCTCGTATAGCACTCCGCAAGGTAAAGGTGAAGTCATGAAGATCCCTTCCAGAGTTCACGGGTCCGTCAAACCCTTCTGCCCAAAGCAACTGCTGCAGAACGGCCACGGAGAAAGAGAGACTTCCAAGGAACCCCAAAAAGATGTGCAACCCTCCATGGACGCCATCAGAACGGGCCTCACCATTTCCATTCCCAAACTCAAGCTCCCGAAGCTAACCGGTCCAGACGCCCCGTCGCCCAAGATACGCTTGAGATCTCGCGCCGACGGAGCCGAGCAGGTGTCGATATACGAGGCCGAGCTGGTGGGCGGTGCTCGTAGAAAAGGTCAGAGAGTTCCCGGCACTGCGTCCGAGGACGGCGGCGATAAAAATTCACTTGAACTTTGGTCGGGCAACTGTGGGGATGAGGTCGAGCGCCACGGTGACTTGACGTTGCTCATTAACTTTCGAAAGAGGAAGGCCGACTCGTCGAGTCTGTCCGTCTGCAGTAGCGACAGCCTGGACGAGTCCAAGTCCTTCAGTTCGGACGGCACATCGCCGGAACTCTGCGACCTGGCACCGGGCGACGATGTCTCCGTGTCATCTTCCTCTCATGGGGAAAGTAAAACCGTTCCGCCTCTTACAGTACGACTGCACACCCGCAGCATGACTAAGTGCGTGACCGAGGAAGGTCACGCGGTGACAGTAGGTGATGTCGTTTGGGGAAAGATCCACGGCTTCCCTTGGTGGCCCGCACGGATACTCAGTATTAGTGGTACTCATAGAGAAGAAGGCGAGGTCGACGTTCCCTGGCCCGAAGCTAAAGTCTCCTGGTTCGGCTCGCCCACCACTTCTCAACTCTCGGTTGCCAAATTGTCGCCCTTCCGTGAATTCTTCAGGTCACGTTTCAACCGCAAAAAGAAAGGGATGTACCGGCGTGCCATTATGGAGGCTGCTAAAGCGGTGGGACACATGAGTGCAGAAATCACATCGCTACTTGCTCACTGCGAAACTTAG